CTAACGgcattttattcaaatgatttgttttcaaatcgcagtatttttctaaaaaataaataatgtttgttaCATAGACTCTGTGACCAAACAAAGAGATTATATACGTCACATTGTtatatttaaactaaaatacaGTAGAGTCATTATGTTTTTACAGACACTGCTAGTCCCCATGACCCCTTCAGGTTACATATATTATTCTCTAAAAGCAATATGAACAAGCTGTTTCATTGTAAGAGTGTTATATTGTAGTTCTTTGGATTACAAGTAAATACACCAGCATTCTCCAAAAATGGCCAAATGACTACAAAAGATGTTTAAAAGGTTTCATTTATAAGGACTTTTGATTTATACTTTAATCTTTATGTAAAATAAGTACTgtacaaaataaagaaagatgTATAGTGCTAATGTACCTTGGGCAACAGAGGGTCCCATAAGTGGAACATACACATATTTCAGTGTCTGTGCTCCACTCAGTGTAAATCTTATGGGGATTTCCTTGCCTGTCATGACAATCTGAAAAATCAACAGAAGTTTGtttcaaatatttaaatttaaaatgtataaactatTAATAGTCCCACTTTATATAAGATGCATTCAACTATGTATTTACATAAGAAAAATGTATGCAATCAATGTAACTTGTTTAATGTcaaatgtatactgtacatgttgttAAATCTGACAATTAAAATCTGCATTTAATTACACTCTTGATCTTTATCCAACCCCTGACCCTAAACTGACTCAAAACGCATATGTACATAATGAGTACAatggtttaatgtttaaatttgaTTATCCTAGTCATCAGAAGGATAGACGGACACACACTTATTTTTCACCTGGGGCATTTGTGGTACCGTCATTGGGCACATCAAGGGAGCAGCTGTTACAATAGACAACTACCATCAACAACACTAACAGTCTGAGCTGAAAGACATAACAAGACATTAACGGAT
This genomic window from Triplophysa rosa linkage group LG10, Trosa_1v2, whole genome shotgun sequence contains:
- the LOC130559844 gene encoding beta-microseminoprotein-like; protein product: MLRLLVLLMVVVYCNSCSLDVPNDGTTNAPDCHDRQGNPHKIYTEWSTDTEICVCSTYGTLCCPRLDNFSDWGKWYAEHFGGYRHGSNWEHEYGNHVGVTDFIADH